The proteins below are encoded in one region of Xenopus laevis strain J_2021 chromosome 8L, Xenopus_laevis_v10.1, whole genome shotgun sequence:
- the surf4.2.L gene encoding surfeit 4, gene 1, gene 2 L homeolog — protein sequence MGSNDMMGTAEDFADQFLRVTKQYLPHVARLCLISTFLEDGIRMWFQWSEQRDYIEATWSCGYFLATLFVLTNLLGQLGGCILVLSRNFVQYACFGLFGIIAMQTIAYSILWDLKFLLRNLALGGGLLLLLAESRSEGKSMFAGVPTMGESSPKQYMQLGGRVLLVLMFMTLLHFDASFVSILQNIVGTALIILVAIGFKTKLAALTLVVWLFAINVYFNAFWTIPAYKPMHDFLKYDFFQTMSVIGGLLLVVALGPGGVSMDEKKKEW from the exons TTCTTACGGGTCACCAAGCAGTACCTCCCACACGTGGCCAGACTGTGTCTCATCAGCACCTTCCTGGAAGATGGAATCCGAATGTGGTTCCAGTGGAGCGAACAGAGAGATTATATCGAGGCCACATGGAGCTGCGGCTACTTTCTAGCAACACTCTTTGTCCTCACCAACTTGCTGGGACAGTTAG GTGGCTGCATCTTGGTTCTTAGTAGAAACTTTGTACAATATGCCTGTTTTGGTCTGTTTGGAATTATAGCAATGCAG ACAATTGCATACAGCATCCTGTGGGATCTGAAATTCTTATTGAG GAATCTAGCTCTTGGGGGTGGATTGTTGCTGCTTCTCGCCGAGTCCAGGTCGGAAGGTAAAAGCATGTTTGCCGGAGTGCCCACCATGGGCGAGAGCTCGCCAAAGCAGTACATGCAGTTGGGGGGTCGTGTTCTCCTTGTACTCATGTTCATGACTCTTCTGCATTTTGACGCCAGCTTCGTCTCG ATCCTGCAGAACATCGTGGGCACGGCTCTGATCATCTTGGTGGCCATCGGCTTCAAGACCAAGCTGGCGGCTCTGACCCTGGTCGTGTGGCTATTCGCCATCAACGTTTACTTCAACGCTTTCTGGACCATCCCGGCCTACAAGCCCATGCACGACTTCCTCAAGTACGACTTCTTCCAGACCATGTCGGTCATCGGAGGACTCCTTTTAGTCGTGGCTTTGGGGCCCGGTGGGGTCTCCATGGACGAGAAGAAAAAGGAGTGGTAA